The Armatimonadota bacterium genome includes a region encoding these proteins:
- a CDS encoding 16S rRNA (uracil(1498)-N(3))-methyltransferase: protein MPRTFLPGAPSDAPFELPQPALDKLRKVLRLQSGDPFAVLPDDGSLIVCRLEGREAIPERVERPDTEPRIHVTLAQALPKGDRLETVVRMGTEIGVSRFVMFPADRSVVRWEPSKLSAKLKRLEAIIRESAEQCYRTRLPKIEALPDLKAVLSQVPDAIVLSELEGLSATLTDRVQSKIQNPESEVGPQSAIRNPQSEITLVVGPEGGWSPKELAVIGDRGVTLGPLVLRTDTAGPAAAAALLLL from the coding sequence TTGCCACGGACGTTCTTGCCGGGCGCGCCGTCCGACGCGCCCTTCGAGCTGCCTCAGCCCGCGCTCGACAAGCTGAGAAAGGTGCTTCGGCTCCAGTCGGGCGATCCCTTTGCCGTACTGCCTGATGACGGCTCGCTGATCGTGTGTCGTCTGGAGGGCAGGGAAGCAATCCCGGAGCGAGTAGAGAGACCAGACACGGAGCCGAGGATCCACGTCACTCTTGCCCAGGCGCTGCCCAAGGGCGACAGGTTGGAGACGGTCGTCCGCATGGGCACCGAGATTGGCGTGTCCAGGTTCGTGATGTTTCCCGCCGATCGCAGCGTGGTCCGATGGGAGCCTAGCAAGCTCTCGGCCAAACTGAAGCGCCTCGAGGCCATCATTCGCGAATCGGCGGAGCAGTGCTACCGCACCCGCCTCCCAAAGATCGAAGCCCTCCCCGACCTCAAGGCGGTTCTCTCCCAAGTCCCCGACGCGATCGTGCTCAGCGAATTGGAAGGGCTCTCAGCGACGCTAACCGACCGAGTCCAATCCAAAATCCAGAATCCGGAATCCGAAGTCGGACCGCAATCTGCAATCCGCAATCCGCAATCCGAAATCACCCTCGTCGTCGGCCCTGAGGGCGGCTGGTCCCCCAAGGAGCTGGCGGTGATTGGGGATCGCGGCGTCACTCTGGGCCCGCTGGTCTTGCGCACCGATACGGCCGGCCCGGCGGCGGCCGCGGCCCTTCTACTCTTGTAA
- a CDS encoding carboxypeptidase regulatory-like domain-containing protein — translation MEDGPHESRTFFRAPVCGLGQTVTAKDGSCSIGQLTPGRYNVNAFLTGDLEQAWTSVAFDRTEAKTGETKSGLDIKLIKGGLIIGTVKFSDGKPIEGAYVGVYGPARPRSGAWVQTAIADAEGHYILRVPPGQNHVYVAGVPNMNRLIQDMRNVTVEEGKEIRVDLSISR, via the coding sequence ATGGAGGATGGTCCACATGAATCGCGCACTTTCTTTCGCGCTCCTGTCTGCGGCTTGGGCCAAACGGTGACGGCAAAGGACGGTTCGTGCTCCATCGGGCAGCTCACGCCAGGCAGGTACAACGTCAACGCGTTTCTCACCGGCGATCTGGAGCAGGCCTGGACATCCGTAGCGTTCGATCGAACCGAGGCCAAGACCGGCGAAACAAAGTCCGGCCTGGATATCAAGCTCATCAAAGGGGGGCTCATCATCGGCACCGTCAAGTTCAGCGACGGAAAGCCCATCGAAGGCGCCTATGTCGGTGTCTACGGTCCCGCGAGGCCGAGATCCGGTGCCTGGGTGCAGACGGCCATTGCGGACGCTGAAGGCCATTACATTCTTCGCGTTCCGCCGGGCCAAAATCACGTTTACGTCGCCGGCGTGCCGAATATGAATCGCCTAATCCAGGACATGCGAAACGTGACGGTCGAGGAAGGAAAGGAAATTCGCGTGGACCTCTCGATTTCACGATAG
- a CDS encoding Gfo/Idh/MocA family oxidoreductase, which yields MVKIGVLGAGGMGGVHANQYRKMRDVELHFFDPDPDRVTSYQERFGAIHVAGAEALIERVDIVDVCLPTDLHLEYGLKAIAAGRAVFMEKPMAHSLEEASQLIEAADKAGVPLMPGQVVRFFPEFRRASETVRSGKIGKPAAARTRRGGGAPFGQGGWFMDHSRSGGVLFDLAIHDFDWLRWTLGEVTQVYARSLGAATGTGPDYALATLTFDSGALAHVEATWMDPSGFRVTFEVCGSEGMIEYDSRNTATLRTHVASGTGAGQDPGGATAKPKGGNEAPLSPTDDPYYQELRAFVDGVTQSKPLPVSPQDGWMAMSLALSALESAKTGKPVNPPKC from the coding sequence ATGGTCAAGATCGGGGTTCTCGGCGCCGGCGGAATGGGTGGCGTGCACGCCAACCAGTATCGGAAAATGCGGGACGTCGAGCTTCACTTTTTCGATCCTGATCCTGACCGGGTGACGAGCTATCAGGAGAGGTTTGGAGCCATTCACGTAGCCGGCGCGGAGGCCTTGATCGAGCGTGTCGACATCGTCGACGTCTGCCTCCCGACCGACCTTCACCTCGAATACGGCCTTAAGGCCATCGCCGCGGGAAGGGCGGTGTTCATGGAGAAGCCGATGGCGCACTCTCTGGAGGAAGCGAGCCAACTGATCGAGGCGGCGGATAAGGCCGGAGTGCCCCTGATGCCCGGCCAAGTGGTGCGGTTCTTTCCGGAGTTCCGAAGGGCCTCCGAGACCGTCCGGTCCGGCAAAATCGGCAAGCCTGCCGCCGCCAGAACCAGGCGGGGAGGGGGCGCACCGTTCGGACAGGGCGGCTGGTTCATGGATCACTCCCGGTCAGGCGGAGTGCTCTTCGACCTGGCGATCCACGACTTCGACTGGCTCCGATGGACGCTGGGCGAGGTGACGCAGGTGTACGCCCGCTCGCTCGGCGCGGCGACGGGTACAGGCCCAGACTATGCTTTGGCGACCCTGACTTTCGATTCCGGCGCTCTTGCCCATGTGGAGGCGACATGGATGGACCCTTCCGGCTTTCGGGTGACCTTCGAGGTCTGCGGGAGCGAGGGCATGATCGAATACGACAGCAGGAACACGGCGACCTTGAGAACGCACGTGGCCTCGGGAACCGGCGCGGGGCAGGACCCAGGGGGCGCGACGGCCAAGCCAAAAGGCGGCAACGAGGCGCCCCTGAGCCCAACCGACGACCCGTATTACCAGGAGCTTCGGGCGTTTGTGGACGGAGTGACGCAAAGCAAACCGCTGCCTGTCAGCCCCCAAGACGGCTGGATGGCGATGAGCCTCGCGCTCTCGGCCCTGGAAAGCGCCAAGACGGGCAAACCCGTCAATCCGCCGAAGTGCTAG
- a CDS encoding undecaprenyl/decaprenyl-phosphate alpha-N-acetylglucosaminyl 1-phosphate transferase — MDAVLAALSEGKLLSGYRFPLLAGLIALIITLFLTPAVRRMAVHFGAVDDPKRDDRRVHKVPLPRWGGIAIFGGVLLSLLIILPFSNPHDPVPLYLVGVLGIGAILVVVGALDDLHQFSAKIQLGVLLLAGLAVQLFHPDKGAIVQIAGMKWPLFSEAGSWVEFGIWAFPLTAIYIFVVSKTMDTIDGIDGLAAGIAAIAGAAFSLIATYEGQPRVALISAAVSGASLGFLKHNYNPSRIIMGTGGAQFLGFILAALSIVGAMKTAAAVAIVVPVLVFGIPLFDAIQVVIRRKLAKVPITQADKRHIHHQLLDRGLSQRQAVWVLYSIAIVLSVALVVVVRLYG, encoded by the coding sequence ATGGACGCGGTTCTCGCGGCGCTTTCCGAAGGCAAGCTGCTGAGCGGTTATCGCTTTCCGCTCCTCGCCGGGCTCATTGCCCTCATCATCACCCTGTTCCTAACCCCTGCAGTTCGGCGCATGGCCGTCCATTTCGGCGCGGTGGATGACCCCAAACGGGACGACCGCAGGGTTCATAAAGTACCGCTTCCCCGTTGGGGCGGCATCGCGATCTTTGGCGGCGTTCTGCTGTCTCTCCTCATCATCCTTCCGTTCTCAAATCCGCACGACCCTGTGCCGCTGTATCTGGTTGGCGTCTTGGGAATTGGAGCGATTTTGGTGGTCGTCGGGGCGCTAGACGACCTGCACCAGTTCAGCGCAAAGATCCAACTGGGGGTCCTTTTGCTCGCCGGGCTGGCAGTGCAGCTCTTTCACCCAGACAAAGGAGCGATCGTGCAGATCGCCGGCATGAAGTGGCCCCTGTTCTCCGAAGCGGGGTCTTGGGTTGAGTTCGGCATCTGGGCGTTCCCGCTCACGGCAATCTACATCTTCGTGGTTTCTAAGACCATGGACACCATCGACGGGATCGATGGGTTGGCGGCAGGAATCGCCGCCATCGCGGGCGCTGCTTTCTCGCTAATCGCGACCTACGAAGGCCAGCCTCGGGTCGCTCTGATCTCGGCGGCCGTTTCGGGGGCCTCTCTCGGCTTTCTCAAGCACAACTACAACCCGTCGAGGATCATCATGGGCACGGGCGGCGCGCAGTTCCTGGGGTTCATCTTGGCGGCGCTGAGCATCGTGGGCGCGATGAAAACGGCGGCGGCGGTGGCGATCGTCGTGCCGGTGCTGGTCTTCGGCATCCCCCTCTTCGACGCGATTCAGGTGGTCATCCGTCGAAAGCTCGCGAAGGTGCCCATCACCCAGGCCGACAAGCGCCACATCCACCATCAGCTCTTGGATCGGGGGCTCTCGCAACGGCAGGCGGTTTGGGTGCTCTATTCCATCGCCATCGTGCTCAGCGTGGCGCTCGTCGTGGTCGTGAGGCTGTATGGCTAA
- a CDS encoding glycosidase: MSSHYANLFSRYPHNPLLTADHWPYPVNSVFNAGATVLKDGTTLLLCRVEDRSGISHLTAARSENGIDGWVVDPRPTFEPSPKEHPEEVWGVEDPRIVYLKELDQYAITYTSYSHAGPGVSLATTKDFVHFERMGVIGQPEDKDAALLPRKIDGTWMLIHRPVTTLGSHIWSSRSPDLQYWGHHRCILAARKGAWWDANKIGLSPPLIETPEGWLMLYHGVRQTPAGCLYRLGLALFELENPEVTTLRGDSWVFGPEEDYERRGDVANVVFPCGYTVLPDGDTLHLYYGAADTSVCLATASISALLQWLKDNGKLYFGNI, encoded by the coding sequence ATGAGCAGTCACTACGCCAATCTCTTCAGCCGGTATCCGCACAACCCACTCCTGACTGCGGATCACTGGCCGTATCCGGTGAACTCGGTCTTCAATGCGGGTGCGACCGTGCTCAAGGACGGCACGACGCTTCTCCTCTGCCGGGTCGAAGATCGGTCCGGTATCTCTCACTTGACGGCGGCCAGGTCTGAAAACGGCATCGACGGATGGGTGGTCGACCCCCGTCCGACCTTTGAACCTTCACCAAAGGAACACCCTGAAGAGGTTTGGGGCGTCGAAGACCCAAGAATCGTCTATCTGAAGGAGTTGGACCAGTACGCGATCACGTACACGTCCTATTCCCATGCCGGCCCCGGAGTCTCGCTGGCGACGACCAAGGACTTCGTGCACTTTGAGCGCATGGGGGTCATCGGGCAGCCGGAGGATAAAGACGCCGCGCTCCTGCCGCGCAAGATCGACGGAACCTGGATGCTGATCCACCGCCCGGTCACGACGCTTGGCTCGCACATCTGGAGCTCACGTTCGCCGGACCTACAGTATTGGGGACACCACCGGTGCATTCTTGCGGCGCGCAAGGGCGCCTGGTGGGACGCCAACAAGATCGGCCTCTCGCCACCTCTGATCGAGACCCCAGAAGGCTGGCTGATGCTGTATCACGGCGTGCGCCAGACCCCGGCCGGTTGCCTCTATCGCCTCGGGCTCGCTCTGTTCGAGCTCGAGAATCCAGAAGTCACCACCCTGCGCGGGGACTCCTGGGTGTTTGGGCCGGAAGAAGACTATGAGCGAAGGGGCGACGTGGCGAACGTCGTCTTCCCATGCGGCTACACGGTCCTGCCCGATGGCGACACGCTCCACCTGTACTACGGCGCGGCGGACACCAGCGTGTGCCTCGCCACCGCCTCGATCAGCGCCCTCCTGCAATGGCTGAAGGACAACGGCAAGTTGTACTTCGGAAACATCTAG
- a CDS encoding glycosyltransferase family 4 protein, whose amino-acid sequence MRQPRTSSLVKRVAVVSTFSPRQCGIATFASDLNDALCRELGSEAVVVAAINDREDSYDYSSAVRIEIDEADTASFRRAAEYLNLARVDVVNLQHEYGIFGGNAGSHVLTLLRELRAPVVTTLHTILRTPSEHQRRVFGEVLERSTLLIVMNEYSKNLLVSVHGTKPEKIVVIPHGIPDTKFRNPEDLKEEIGLSGKRTLMTFGLLSPDKGIEDVIRALPAIAEEFANTVYTVVGVTHPHIRENEGEAYRLSLRQLADRLGVSANLVFHDRFLSIEELTEFLGATDVYITPYVNSEQISSGTLAMAFGMGSAVVSTAYPCATELLANGRGVLVPQRTPSAIAEAVGGLLRDGDARKKMRQEAYRAGRKMVWSEVARETIRVFKLAAVERESVHGRAFELKSLKDRPIELPAFKLSHLRRMTDDTGLLQHAVFDVPNYDEGYCVDDNARALMLVTLVDYLGLGEGLHVKELAAKYMAFLWHSFNPLVGRFRNFMSYERRWLEKIGSEDSHGRALWALGFTSNRSKSARRSIVARRLFQDGLPAAEAFTSPRAWAFALNGFDEYLQSQGSDESVEVLREELVDRLIRSYHLNSEPDWRWYESIVAYSNAIIPYALIVSGRSMGREDAVAIGIESLEWLTAIQTSESGSFSPIGSHGHYRKGCECARFDQQPIEAFCTIKACLAAHRVTNEPKWIASTQSTFDWFLGLNDLGQPLYDLGSGGCRDGLHPDGVNENMGAESTLAFLLSLGEMYLAESTPFSAPVPLPDKAVVR is encoded by the coding sequence ATGAGACAACCAAGAACCAGTTCGCTCGTGAAGCGCGTGGCGGTGGTGAGCACGTTCTCGCCCAGGCAATGCGGCATCGCCACTTTTGCTTCGGATTTGAACGACGCCCTGTGCCGTGAACTGGGAAGCGAAGCGGTGGTTGTGGCGGCCATCAACGATCGGGAAGATAGCTACGACTACTCTTCGGCGGTCCGCATCGAGATCGATGAAGCGGACACGGCGTCGTTCAGGCGGGCTGCGGAGTACCTGAATCTCGCGCGGGTTGATGTCGTCAACCTTCAGCATGAGTACGGCATTTTTGGAGGCAACGCCGGCAGCCATGTGCTGACGCTGCTGCGCGAGCTTAGGGCGCCCGTGGTGACCACGCTGCACACGATCCTCAGGACGCCGTCTGAGCATCAACGGCGCGTCTTTGGCGAGGTCCTTGAGCGCTCCACCCTCCTCATCGTCATGAACGAGTATTCAAAGAACCTCCTGGTTTCCGTTCATGGCACGAAGCCCGAGAAGATCGTCGTTATCCCGCACGGCATCCCCGATACCAAGTTCCGTAATCCTGAGGACCTGAAAGAGGAGATTGGACTGTCCGGGAAGAGGACGTTGATGACGTTTGGCTTGCTCTCTCCCGACAAGGGAATAGAGGATGTCATCCGAGCCCTGCCCGCAATTGCAGAAGAGTTTGCGAACACCGTCTATACCGTAGTCGGCGTGACGCACCCGCACATCCGCGAGAACGAAGGCGAAGCCTATCGGCTGAGCCTGCGCCAGCTCGCAGATCGATTGGGCGTCTCAGCCAATTTGGTCTTTCACGACAGGTTCCTCAGCATCGAAGAGTTAACGGAGTTTCTGGGCGCAACCGACGTTTACATCACTCCTTATGTCAATTCGGAGCAGATTTCATCCGGAACGCTCGCGATGGCCTTTGGCATGGGCTCCGCCGTCGTTTCTACGGCGTATCCCTGCGCCACAGAACTCTTGGCGAATGGGCGGGGCGTCCTTGTGCCGCAGCGCACGCCGTCCGCGATCGCCGAAGCCGTTGGAGGCCTCCTAAGGGACGGCGACGCTCGCAAGAAGATGCGCCAGGAGGCCTATCGCGCCGGCAGAAAGATGGTCTGGTCCGAGGTGGCCCGCGAGACGATTCGCGTCTTCAAGCTTGCGGCAGTGGAGAGGGAGTCCGTGCACGGACGAGCTTTCGAACTCAAATCGCTCAAGGACCGTCCGATCGAGCTGCCGGCGTTCAAACTGTCTCACCTGCGCCGGATGACCGATGACACTGGATTGCTCCAACACGCCGTATTCGACGTGCCGAACTATGACGAAGGGTATTGCGTGGACGACAACGCGAGGGCCCTCATGCTCGTTACGTTGGTGGACTATCTGGGTTTAGGCGAAGGACTGCATGTTAAGGAACTTGCTGCCAAGTACATGGCCTTCCTTTGGCACTCCTTCAATCCGCTGGTCGGGCGATTCCGGAACTTCATGAGCTATGAGCGCCGATGGCTCGAGAAGATCGGTTCAGAAGATTCGCACGGGCGCGCTCTTTGGGCGCTTGGTTTCACCAGCAACCGCTCGAAATCCGCCAGACGGTCAATCGTTGCGCGACGGCTATTTCAGGATGGCCTTCCGGCAGCCGAGGCGTTCACCAGCCCAAGGGCATGGGCTTTTGCTCTCAACGGCTTTGATGAGTACCTGCAAAGCCAGGGTTCGGACGAGTCCGTGGAGGTCCTCCGCGAGGAACTCGTGGATCGGCTCATCAGAAGCTATCACCTCAACTCAGAGCCTGACTGGCGATGGTATGAGAGCATCGTCGCCTATAGCAACGCGATCATCCCGTATGCCCTGATTGTCTCAGGCCGCAGCATGGGCCGGGAAGACGCTGTGGCGATCGGCATTGAGTCGCTCGAATGGCTCACTGCCATCCAGACCTCGGAATCGGGCAGCTTCTCGCCGATTGGAAGCCACGGGCACTACCGCAAAGGCTGTGAGTGCGCGCGCTTCGACCAGCAACCCATTGAAGCGTTCTGCACGATCAAGGCGTGCCTGGCCGCGCATCGGGTGACGAACGAGCCGAAATGGATAGCGAGCACTCAGTCGACCTTTGACTGGTTCCTCGGACTCAACGACTTGGGACAGCCCCTTTACGATCTTGGCTCAGGCGGGTGTCGAGACGGCCTGCATCCGGATGGCGTGAATGAGAACATGGGAGCAGAATCGACGCTCGCCTTTCTGCTGTCCTTAGGTGAGATGTACCTTGCAGAGTCCACTCCGTTCTCGGCCCCCGTGCCCTTGCCCGACAAGGCCGTCGTGCGATGA
- a CDS encoding PAS domain S-box protein: MRLRSTFLHLQRQLEEVPDHGFVHATDDAPAEAAHRLLLGVIEAIPDAVLLVDPFDQIILANKQVEELFGYSRSDLVGRPIADLIPERLRFVHERHVRRYQEDPYTRPMGQGGDLWALRKDASEVAVRITLSPIHAPDGLFVLALIRDVTEERQIAMERRKSEERYRGLVEALDDIVYVVHLTEDAMRGKVDFVSQKVTEILGYEGQEFIDDPSLWMTRLHPDDLPSVTEQTDRMVSTKAPCERRFRIQTKSGDRFYWIRDRVAPILDERGEMASFQGVATILPDPA, from the coding sequence ATGAGACTCCGCAGCACGTTCCTTCACCTTCAGCGCCAGCTAGAAGAAGTTCCCGACCACGGCTTTGTTCACGCTACCGACGACGCCCCTGCCGAAGCAGCCCACCGATTGTTGCTGGGTGTGATCGAGGCGATCCCCGATGCGGTGCTGCTCGTGGACCCCTTTGACCAAATCATCTTGGCGAACAAGCAGGTTGAAGAACTGTTCGGTTACAGCCGCAGTGACCTGGTGGGACGGCCGATCGCCGACCTGATCCCCGAACGCTTGCGCTTTGTCCATGAAAGGCACGTTAGGCGCTATCAGGAAGACCCATACACTCGGCCAATGGGGCAGGGTGGCGATCTGTGGGCACTGAGAAAAGACGCCAGCGAGGTGGCGGTCAGGATCACGCTCAGCCCGATCCACGCTCCTGATGGCTTGTTTGTTTTGGCACTGATCCGAGATGTCACCGAGGAAAGGCAAATCGCGATGGAAAGGCGGAAGTCCGAGGAGCGGTACAGGGGTCTCGTGGAGGCCCTCGATGACATCGTTTATGTCGTGCATCTCACCGAGGATGCCATGCGGGGCAAGGTGGACTTCGTGAGCCAGAAGGTCACCGAGATTCTCGGATATGAAGGGCAGGAGTTCATCGACGACCCGTCCCTGTGGATGACGAGGCTCCACCCAGATGACCTACCATCGGTGACGGAGCAGACCGATCGCATGGTCAGCACGAAGGCACCCTGCGAGCGCCGGTTTCGAATACAAACCAAGTCTGGCGATCGTTTCTACTGGATTAGGGACCGAGTAGCTCCAATCTTGGACGAGCGTGGCGAAATGGCCTCGTTTCAGGGCGTGGCGACAATCCTGCCAGATCCAGCATAG
- a CDS encoding glycoside hydrolase family 25 protein has product MIDAIIDIHHAKQVDPNSGFHDIRASGVLAVILKAGQGKSMADPKFAERSARAKSAGLLVGAYYFGTNSSPGKNQADRLLTLAGSTARLALDWEGYESATMSRAEAEAFVQRIHEVTGQWPMLYSGLSFLAAQMKGLAADDTPLSNCPLWLARYGPMPKSPKPFTHWTLWQYTSSGACPGITGAVDRSKFKGDAAALQAWWTSGQ; this is encoded by the coding sequence ATGATCGACGCCATCATCGACATTCATCACGCCAAGCAGGTGGACCCAAACTCCGGCTTTCACGACATCCGCGCCTCAGGAGTGCTCGCCGTCATCCTCAAAGCCGGCCAGGGCAAATCCATGGCCGATCCCAAGTTCGCGGAAAGGTCGGCCCGGGCCAAGAGCGCCGGTCTCCTTGTAGGGGCCTACTACTTTGGTACCAACTCCTCACCTGGAAAGAACCAGGCGGACCGCCTGCTCACCCTAGCCGGAAGTACGGCAAGGCTCGCCTTGGACTGGGAAGGCTACGAGTCGGCCACGATGTCTCGCGCGGAAGCCGAGGCGTTCGTCCAGCGAATCCACGAAGTGACCGGCCAGTGGCCCATGCTGTATTCGGGTCTCTCATTCCTGGCCGCTCAGATGAAGGGCCTGGCAGCAGACGACACCCCGCTCTCCAACTGCCCACTGTGGCTGGCGCGCTATGGGCCGATGCCAAAAAGCCCCAAACCCTTCACGCACTGGACGCTCTGGCAGTACACCTCCTCTGGAGCCTGCCCGGGAATCACCGGCGCGGTGGATCGCTCGAAGTTCAAAGGCGACGCGGCGGCGCTGCAAGCGTGGTGGACCTCGGGTCAATAG
- a CDS encoding dCMP deaminase family protein, whose protein sequence is MESPGPAPETSLAAQAAAPGPALAADRPSWDAYFMQIAHLVKTRATCPRRQVGAVIVRDKRILATGYNGAPRGLPHCPAGGPEHDWPDGCMRAGHCIRSLHAEQNAILQAAMIGIACEGATIYVTDQPCNMCAKMVINAGIRRVIYQGHYPDEFSKELFRDGKLDVFVFSDGSLERLELGVA, encoded by the coding sequence ATGGAATCGCCAGGACCTGCCCCAGAAACCTCATTGGCCGCTCAGGCCGCTGCCCCAGGACCCGCGCTTGCCGCAGACCGCCCCTCCTGGGACGCGTATTTCATGCAGATCGCGCACCTGGTGAAGACTCGCGCCACATGCCCGCGACGCCAGGTCGGCGCGGTTATCGTCCGTGACAAACGCATCCTCGCGACGGGCTACAACGGCGCTCCACGGGGGCTCCCACACTGCCCAGCAGGCGGGCCGGAGCACGATTGGCCCGACGGCTGCATGCGCGCCGGGCACTGCATCCGTTCGCTCCACGCCGAGCAAAACGCCATCCTTCAAGCCGCTATGATCGGCATCGCCTGCGAAGGCGCCACGATCTACGTGACCGACCAACCCTGCAACATGTGCGCCAAGATGGTCATCAACGCGGGCATCAGGCGGGTGATCTATCAGGGCCACTACCCCGACGAATTCTCCAAAGAGCTCTTTAGGGATGGCAAGCTCGACGTCTTCGTGTTCAGCGACGGCTCACTGGAACGCCTGGAGCTTGGAGTCGCCTGA
- the rph gene encoding ribonuclease PH, protein MRPDGRAPDQLRPVTLTRGFAKFAEGSCLIKAGDTHVLVTATVEDRVPPFLKNSGKGWVTAEYSMLPRSGRQRNQRDNQKPNARSLEIQRLIGRAMRCVVDTDAMGERTITLDCDAIQADGGTRCASITAAYVATYDAMQWMVQQRMLKRTLLKEAIAAVSVGIYRGNEILDLNYDEDSTAATDMNVVMTESGKFVEIQGTAEQEPFSAETLGKLLRIAKKGIDELVLEQKRVLGV, encoded by the coding sequence ATGCGACCCGATGGCCGAGCGCCCGATCAACTCCGACCCGTCACCCTCACCCGAGGCTTTGCCAAGTTTGCCGAGGGCTCGTGCCTCATCAAGGCGGGCGATACCCACGTGCTCGTCACCGCGACCGTCGAGGACCGCGTGCCGCCGTTCCTCAAAAACTCCGGCAAGGGGTGGGTCACCGCCGAGTACTCCATGCTCCCACGCTCGGGCAGACAGCGCAACCAGCGCGACAACCAGAAGCCCAACGCCCGCTCGCTGGAGATCCAGCGGCTGATCGGGCGCGCCATGCGCTGCGTCGTGGACACCGACGCCATGGGCGAGCGCACGATCACGCTCGATTGCGACGCCATCCAGGCCGACGGCGGCACCCGCTGCGCCAGCATCACCGCCGCCTACGTGGCGACCTACGACGCCATGCAGTGGATGGTCCAGCAGCGCATGCTCAAGCGCACCCTGCTGAAGGAGGCCATCGCGGCCGTGAGCGTGGGCATCTACCGGGGCAACGAGATCCTCGACCTGAATTACGACGAGGACAGCACCGCCGCGACCGATATGAACGTGGTGATGACCGAATCGGGCAAGTTCGTCGAGATCCAGGGCACGGCGGAGCAGGAGCCGTTCAGCGCGGAAACCCTCGGCAAACTCCTCCGAATAGCGAAGAAAGGGATCGATGAGTTGGTGCTGGAGCAGAAGCGGGTGTTGGGGGTCTAG
- a CDS encoding sulfite exporter TauE/SafE family protein: MTYLAYSLIGFVAGILSGMFGIGGGVLIVPALVLALGFDQHRAQGTSLAVFLVPVGALAAFNYYKKGSVDFAAAAAIAVCLFCGGFFGSKIALALPEQTIRKVFACFLVLVAIQLFFKK, encoded by the coding sequence GTGACTTACCTGGCCTACTCGCTGATCGGCTTCGTCGCGGGCATCCTTTCGGGGATGTTCGGCATCGGTGGAGGCGTGCTGATCGTGCCCGCGCTTGTGCTCGCCCTCGGCTTCGACCAGCACCGGGCGCAAGGCACCTCTTTGGCCGTCTTTCTGGTGCCGGTCGGCGCACTCGCGGCCTTCAACTACTACAAGAAAGGGTCCGTGGACTTCGCGGCGGCCGCCGCCATCGCCGTTTGCCTATTTTGCGGCGGGTTCTTCGGCTCCAAGATCGCGCTTGCCTTGCCGGAGCAGACCATCCGCAAAGTCTTTGCCTGCTTCCTGGTGCTTGTCGCCATCCAACTCTTTTTCAAGAAGTGA